A genomic stretch from Coregonus clupeaformis isolate EN_2021a chromosome 23, ASM2061545v1, whole genome shotgun sequence includes:
- the LOC121556324 gene encoding augurin-A, with protein sequence MASQRLYRRLVELTVLLTLLALTDVSSESSLHKILKKRDVVGDSSTLSKSRVAVAPAKAKEFLANLRRPKRNIWDRSRPDVQQWIMQFMYMGFDETRLETDLSYWMDHARSNDQGRQHHYDENSPIGPRDRGAHRHGANVNYDYY encoded by the exons ATGGCTTCTCAGCGGCTGTATCGGAGGCTGGTGGAGCTCACCGTTCTGCTCACACTCCTGGCCCTCACAG ATGTTTCCAGTGAGAGCAGCTTGCACAAGATCCTGAAGAAAAGAGATG TGGTGGGTGACAGTAGCACTCTGTCTAAGTCCAGAGTGGCAGTCGCTCCCgccaaggccaaagagttccTGGCCAATCTACGGAGGCCCAAGAGGAACATCTGGGACCGCAGCAGGCCAGATGTGCAGCAGTGGATCATGCAGTTCATGTACATGGGCTTTGATGAGACG AGACTGGAGACGGACCTGTCCTACTGGATGGACCACGCACGGTCCAACGATCAGGGTCGTCAGCACCATTATGATGAGAACTCTCCCATCGGAcccagagacagaggggcacacCGTCATGGAGCCAACGTCAACTATGACTACTACTAA